One Thermoplasma volcanium GSS1 genomic window carries:
- the glmM gene encoding phosphoglucosamine mutase: protein MAVERLFGTNGIRGIPNDDMSPDFAMSVGKAIGTYVSGEIAFGTDTRLTGDMIKNAVIAGILSTGISVIDLGVLPTPAIQYYSKKHGIYAVVITASHNPPQYNGIKVIDKDGTELERPGEEKIEEIFYSKAFRVVKWENIGRIRQVSDAIDIYINGVISNVDSDNIKSHAFKVLADAGNGAAYYSTPKLLEKLGCSITTLNANPDGRFTARNAEPVPENLVNLISLMKSGRFDLGIAHDGDADRAVFIDEKGNFIDGDRMLALITKYIAKAGDVVVTPVSSSDTIADICNAIGAKLIRTKVGAPIVARAMIDNGATIGGEENGGVIYGKHQYCRDGAMTVSLVLNLMASTNKKLSELISELPVYYLIKKKVERRVDWPSLARELKKGERVDETDGIKILKDDGWILIRPSGTEKILRIYAHSSDFELANKYCEQYIRKVNDIQDKLS from the coding sequence ATGGCAGTGGAGAGACTATTCGGTACTAATGGTATCAGAGGAATACCAAATGACGATATGTCGCCAGATTTCGCAATGAGTGTCGGAAAGGCTATAGGTACTTACGTTTCAGGAGAGATCGCCTTTGGAACAGATACAAGGCTAACTGGCGATATGATAAAAAATGCTGTAATTGCAGGCATTCTTTCTACCGGTATTAGTGTAATAGACCTGGGAGTATTGCCAACTCCAGCAATCCAATACTACTCCAAGAAGCACGGCATATACGCTGTCGTAATAACAGCCTCACACAATCCGCCACAATACAACGGCATAAAGGTTATAGATAAAGACGGCACCGAGCTAGAGCGTCCTGGAGAGGAAAAGATAGAGGAGATATTCTACTCCAAAGCCTTCAGAGTTGTCAAGTGGGAAAACATAGGAAGAATACGTCAAGTAAGTGATGCAATAGACATATATATAAACGGGGTAATATCCAATGTAGATTCTGATAATATAAAATCACATGCATTTAAAGTACTTGCTGATGCAGGAAATGGTGCGGCATACTATTCAACTCCTAAATTGCTTGAAAAACTTGGATGCTCAATCACTACGTTAAATGCAAATCCGGATGGAAGATTTACTGCTAGAAACGCTGAACCTGTACCTGAAAACCTTGTCAACCTTATATCACTGATGAAATCTGGCAGGTTCGATCTCGGCATAGCACATGACGGGGATGCGGATAGGGCAGTTTTTATAGATGAGAAGGGAAACTTCATTGACGGTGATAGGATGCTTGCTTTAATAACTAAGTACATAGCAAAGGCAGGGGATGTAGTAGTAACGCCGGTAAGTTCTTCCGACACAATTGCTGATATCTGCAATGCTATAGGCGCTAAACTCATAAGGACAAAGGTAGGGGCGCCTATTGTTGCTAGGGCAATGATAGACAACGGTGCTACTATAGGCGGCGAGGAAAACGGCGGTGTAATATATGGAAAGCACCAGTACTGCAGGGACGGGGCAATGACTGTTTCGCTTGTACTTAATTTGATGGCCTCCACTAACAAAAAATTATCGGAACTTATCTCAGAGCTTCCTGTATATTATTTGATAAAAAAGAAGGTAGAGCGGCGTGTAGATTGGCCGTCTCTTGCAAGGGAATTGAAGAAGGGGGAACGGGTCGATGAGACCGATGGTATAAAGATATTGAAGGATGACGGATGGATACTTATACGGCCATCCGGCACTGAAAAAATTTTAAGAATATATGCTCATTCTTCAGATTTCGAACTGGCTAACAAATACTGCGAACAATACATAAGAAAAGTTAACGACATTCAGGATAAGTTATCGTAA
- a CDS encoding CDP-alcohol phosphatidyltransferase family protein has product MLDSYRAKVDSILTPIAQALGFLSPNTISIISLISAGLTGIFFYLNYLYLSLLFLIISALFDAVDGKLARIQGKSSKRGDFIDHSFDRFSDVFILLGFTFSRYANVDLGIFALIGVILTSYMGTQAQALGLNRLYAGIMGRADRLVLMVIFIALQIPIGIIVRFPFLTLTPTNLMLLIFGILGSATVVQRFYIIFKELR; this is encoded by the coding sequence ATGCTGGATTCATACAGGGCAAAGGTCGACAGTATCTTGACACCAATTGCCCAGGCTTTAGGCTTTTTAAGTCCGAATACAATATCTATTATCTCCCTTATATCTGCAGGTCTGACAGGCATCTTTTTTTATCTCAATTATCTTTACTTAAGCTTATTATTTCTTATTATATCTGCGCTGTTTGATGCTGTTGACGGCAAATTAGCTAGGATACAAGGAAAATCATCGAAGAGAGGTGATTTCATAGATCACAGTTTCGACAGATTTTCAGACGTGTTTATTCTTCTTGGATTCACCTTCAGCCGTTATGCAAACGTTGACCTAGGGATATTTGCTTTAATCGGCGTGATACTTACAAGCTATATGGGGACTCAGGCACAAGCACTTGGCCTGAACAGGCTGTACGCAGGCATAATGGGAAGAGCGGATAGGCTAGTGTTGATGGTTATCTTCATAGCATTGCAGATCCCCATCGGAATCATAGTTAGGTTTCCTTTCCTTACCCTTACTCCAACTAACTTGATGCTCTTAATATTTGGAATCCTAGGATCGGCTACTGTTGTCCAAAGATTTTATATTATATTTAAAGAATTACGATAA
- a CDS encoding AAA family ATPase has translation MGKIACITGPPGAGKSTVCSKLREYGYNCKEGNELAKEYGCLFDEEVDVECLEEKLAEDRFDGIICSHYSHLLGCSTVFILEADLNDLIDRMRARGYSEEKIQENIETQMSSIFYYESLERLPANRIFTLYNGNIDETAKRIISIIERSRNNK, from the coding sequence ATGGGCAAAATTGCATGTATAACCGGCCCTCCTGGTGCAGGCAAATCCACAGTGTGCTCTAAGTTAAGAGAATACGGCTACAACTGCAAGGAAGGTAACGAACTCGCCAAGGAATATGGATGCCTATTCGATGAAGAAGTCGATGTAGAATGTCTAGAAGAGAAGCTGGCAGAAGATAGATTTGACGGGATAATATGTTCACATTATTCGCATTTGTTAGGATGTAGTACTGTCTTCATTCTTGAAGCGGATCTAAATGATCTTATCGATCGAATGAGAGCAAGGGGTTATAGTGAAGAAAAGATCCAAGAAAATATAGAGACTCAGATGTCGTCTATTTTTTATTACGAAAGCCTTGAAAGATTGCCAGCAAACCGTATCTTTACCTTATATAACGGAAACATTGATGAAACAGCAAAGCGGATCATCTCTATAATTGAGAGATCAAGAAATAATAAATAA